In a genomic window of Labilithrix sp.:
- a CDS encoding lamin tail domain-containing protein: protein MRLRGFAAAAFAPSIVLVWSCATEPPPEVVAAIDPSIPTIDASWSPSPAAPSPVDAAAPPSPPPREEPHDERDERDEPDAAPASAPPLRAAAGELFLTEVMYDPLGPEPASEWFEVYNAADTPRSLAGLTLHDGADRTHTIAGEPVVAPGAYAVLARDRDAAIADGVPADAIVYVYGAEAKDGQGILLANGATGAIAIADGATEIARVEYGALGFAAASGRSAQATGDDAGTWCSADPTPGYAANTTSCL, encoded by the coding sequence ATGCGCCTCCGGGGATTCGCGGCCGCCGCCTTCGCGCCGAGCATCGTGCTCGTGTGGAGCTGCGCGACCGAGCCGCCGCCCGAGGTGGTCGCCGCGATCGATCCGTCGATCCCCACCATCGACGCCTCGTGGTCGCCGTCGCCCGCGGCGCCGTCCCCCGTCGACGCCGCCGCCCCGCCGTCGCCGCCTCCGCGCGAAGAGCCGCACGACGAGCGCGATGAGCGCGACGAGCCCGACGCCGCCCCCGCCTCCGCGCCGCCGCTGCGCGCCGCGGCCGGTGAGCTGTTCCTCACCGAGGTGATGTACGACCCGCTCGGCCCCGAGCCCGCGAGCGAGTGGTTCGAGGTCTACAACGCCGCCGACACGCCGCGCTCCCTCGCCGGCCTCACGCTCCACGACGGCGCGGACCGCACCCACACGATCGCGGGCGAGCCCGTCGTGGCGCCGGGCGCGTACGCGGTCCTCGCGCGCGATCGCGACGCCGCGATCGCGGACGGCGTGCCGGCGGACGCGATCGTCTACGTGTACGGCGCGGAGGCGAAGGACGGTCAGGGCATCCTCCTCGCGAACGGCGCGACCGGCGCGATCGCGATCGCGGACGGCGCGACCGAGATCGCGCGCGTCGAGTACGGCGCGCTCGGGTTCGCCGCCGCGAGCGGCCGATCGGCGCAAGCCACGGGCGACGACGCCGGCACGTGGTGCAGCGCGGACCCGACGCCGGGCTACGCCGCGAACACGACGAGCTGCTTGTAA
- a CDS encoding ParA family protein produces MRPTMAGPRKMAIFNHKGGTGKTTTSVSIAAGLALRGYKVLLVDTDSQGNVGVSLGVKSDKTLYHSLVMGLRVQDVAVKVRENFDVLPSNETLAAAELYLAGRQNRDRILKDRLAAASQAYDVIILDCSPSLSLLNQNALVFAEGIIVPVACDFLSLVGVRQVIKTVKNVNSLLHHPVQIHGVLPTFYDGRARICRDAWGTMKEHFGERCFQPIRSTTRIKEAPAQGKTIFEHAPKSDAATDYQRVVERLITGHAAEAGGDADLEVDEAMTG; encoded by the coding sequence ATGCGGCCGACGATGGCCGGCCCGCGGAAGATGGCGATCTTCAACCACAAGGGCGGCACCGGGAAGACGACGACGAGCGTGAGCATCGCGGCGGGCCTCGCGCTCCGCGGCTACAAGGTGCTGCTCGTCGACACCGACTCGCAGGGCAACGTCGGCGTCTCGCTCGGCGTGAAGTCCGACAAGACGCTCTACCACTCGCTCGTGATGGGCCTCCGCGTGCAGGACGTCGCGGTGAAGGTCCGCGAGAACTTCGACGTCCTCCCCTCGAACGAGACCCTCGCCGCCGCGGAGCTCTACCTCGCCGGCCGCCAGAACCGCGACCGCATCCTCAAGGACCGCCTCGCCGCCGCGAGCCAGGCGTACGACGTCATCATCCTCGACTGCTCGCCGTCGCTCTCGCTCCTCAACCAGAACGCGCTCGTGTTCGCGGAGGGCATCATCGTCCCCGTCGCGTGCGACTTCCTCTCGCTCGTCGGCGTGCGGCAGGTCATCAAGACGGTGAAGAACGTCAACTCGCTCCTCCACCACCCGGTCCAGATCCACGGCGTGCTCCCGACCTTCTACGACGGGCGCGCGCGCATCTGCCGCGACGCGTGGGGGACGATGAAGGAGCACTTCGGCGAGCGGTGCTTCCAGCCGATCCGCTCCACGACGCGCATCAAGGAAGCGCCGGCGCAGGGCAAGACCATCTTCGAGCACGCGCCCAAATCGGACGCGGCCACGGACTATCAGCGCGTCGTCGAGCGGCTCATCACGGGCCACGCCGCCGAAGCGGGGGGCGACGCCGACCTCGAGGTCGACGAGGCGATGACGGGCTGA
- the glgA gene encoding glycogen synthase GlgA produces the protein MEILFVTTELAPYVKVGGLADVSSALPKTLKALGHRVTVVMPRYAAFEDAGLLLARRLTPLSLTLGDKTYPVTVYDTRLSSQVELTLLEVPGLFDRAGVYGERGEDYPDNAARFAVLSRAAAELAKQRAADGAPFDAVHANDWATALVAKYMKDLDVPTPVVLTIHNVAHQGVFPKEALAQVGLGASDFTVGGIEFYGGINLLKQGILSADVVTTVSTTYAREIQTAELGHRLDGVLRAKGRIVGIVNGVDYGVWNPATDSNIAARFDAEDASNKARCKGALKKELGFAQEPDVPIVASVGRVVHQKGSDLLAEVVPRVLRGSDCKVVIAGAGDEGLMAKLDAAAQRSHGNAVYLREVPEAQVHRIFAGADVVLVPSRFEPCGLVQLYAQRYGALPVARATGGLVDTVIDCDAKLETGTGFLYEADTADALYGAVQRALAAYTSPRWSALRRRVMRLDRGWERAARQYEQTYKSLKPLS, from the coding sequence ATGGAAATCCTCTTCGTTACGACCGAGCTGGCTCCCTACGTGAAGGTCGGCGGCCTCGCCGACGTGAGCTCGGCGCTTCCGAAGACGCTGAAGGCGCTCGGCCATCGCGTCACGGTGGTCATGCCGCGCTACGCCGCCTTCGAGGACGCGGGGCTCCTCCTCGCGCGCCGCCTCACCCCGCTGTCGCTCACGCTCGGCGACAAGACGTACCCCGTCACCGTCTACGACACGCGTCTCTCGTCGCAGGTCGAGCTCACGCTCCTCGAGGTCCCCGGCCTCTTCGATCGCGCCGGCGTCTACGGCGAGCGCGGCGAGGACTACCCCGACAACGCCGCGCGCTTCGCGGTCCTCTCCCGCGCCGCCGCGGAGCTCGCGAAGCAGCGCGCGGCCGACGGCGCCCCGTTCGACGCCGTCCACGCGAACGACTGGGCCACCGCGCTCGTTGCAAAGTACATGAAAGACCTCGACGTCCCGACGCCGGTGGTCCTCACGATCCACAACGTCGCGCACCAGGGCGTCTTCCCGAAGGAGGCGCTCGCGCAGGTCGGCCTCGGCGCGAGCGACTTCACCGTCGGCGGCATCGAGTTCTACGGCGGCATCAACCTGCTCAAGCAGGGGATCCTCTCCGCCGACGTCGTCACCACCGTGTCGACGACGTACGCGCGCGAGATCCAGACCGCGGAGCTGGGGCATCGCCTCGACGGCGTGCTGCGCGCGAAGGGCCGGATCGTCGGCATCGTCAACGGCGTCGACTACGGCGTCTGGAACCCCGCGACCGACTCGAACATCGCCGCGCGCTTCGACGCGGAGGACGCCTCGAACAAGGCGCGCTGCAAGGGCGCGCTGAAGAAGGAGCTCGGCTTCGCGCAGGAGCCGGACGTCCCGATCGTCGCGTCGGTCGGCCGCGTCGTGCACCAGAAGGGGAGCGATCTCCTCGCCGAGGTCGTGCCGCGCGTCCTCCGCGGGAGCGACTGCAAGGTCGTCATCGCCGGCGCGGGCGACGAGGGCCTGATGGCGAAGCTCGACGCCGCCGCGCAGAGGTCGCACGGCAACGCGGTGTACCTCCGTGAGGTGCCCGAGGCGCAGGTGCATCGCATCTTCGCCGGCGCCGACGTCGTGCTCGTGCCATCGCGCTTCGAGCCCTGCGGGCTCGTGCAGCTCTACGCGCAGCGCTACGGCGCGCTCCCGGTCGCGCGCGCGACGGGCGGGCTCGTCGACACCGTCATCGACTGCGACGCGAAGCTCGAGACGGGCACCGGCTTCCTCTACGAGGCCGACACCGCCGACGCGCTCTACGGCGCGGTGCAGCGCGCGCTCGCCGCGTACACGTCCCCGCGCTGGTCCGCCCTCCGCCGCCGCGTGATGCGCCTCGACCGCGGCTGGGAACGCGCCGCCCGCCAGTACGAGCAGACGTACAAGAGCCTAAAGCCGCTCTCCTGA
- a CDS encoding RluA family pseudouridine synthase, producing the protein MTRLRISDTDIDRLARPEGVAEGAVVSVFRVPPEQAGQRLDVFLQGELKRTSRTRTQFIVRNSAFDPKGKRLRPNHRVQADEHFLLWRPPWDEDPVPTDVPIVFEDEHLFAVNKPALLPVHPTARYHKNTLIKILKDARPGQFVSLGHRLDRETSGVLVCGKSAAADRALKMKIEARAGVQKSYRAITWGVPEPERAAELGANVTPADDAPGAFRFERSLELDTAGRYRVKMRLGVTSDALHAATRFHVEATKTAKNGRAYALVRCELETGRQHQIRVHLASLGAPIVGDKLYGPDEDCFARGADGELTEEDLVMLELPRHALHAARMAMEHPVLGGPLVMEAPLPPDLSAFWEGL; encoded by the coding sequence GTGACGAGGCTGCGGATCAGCGACACGGACATCGACCGCCTCGCGCGCCCCGAGGGCGTCGCGGAGGGCGCCGTCGTCAGCGTGTTTCGCGTGCCCCCGGAGCAGGCCGGGCAGCGGCTCGACGTGTTCCTCCAGGGCGAGCTGAAACGCACGAGCCGCACCCGCACCCAGTTCATCGTCCGGAACAGCGCCTTCGATCCGAAGGGCAAGCGGCTCCGCCCGAACCACCGCGTCCAGGCCGACGAGCACTTCCTCTTGTGGCGCCCGCCGTGGGACGAAGATCCGGTCCCGACCGACGTGCCGATCGTCTTCGAGGACGAGCACCTCTTCGCGGTGAACAAGCCGGCCCTTTTGCCCGTGCATCCGACCGCGCGGTACCACAAGAACACGCTCATCAAGATCCTGAAGGACGCGCGGCCGGGGCAGTTCGTGTCGCTCGGGCATCGCCTCGATCGCGAGACGAGCGGCGTGCTCGTATGCGGCAAGAGCGCGGCGGCGGACCGCGCGTTGAAGATGAAGATCGAGGCGCGCGCCGGCGTGCAGAAGTCGTATCGCGCGATCACGTGGGGCGTTCCGGAGCCCGAGCGCGCGGCGGAGCTCGGCGCCAACGTGACGCCCGCGGACGACGCGCCGGGGGCCTTCCGCTTCGAGCGCTCGCTCGAGCTCGACACCGCCGGCCGCTACCGCGTGAAGATGCGCCTCGGCGTCACGAGCGACGCGCTCCACGCGGCGACGCGCTTCCACGTCGAGGCGACGAAGACGGCGAAGAACGGCCGCGCGTACGCGCTCGTCCGCTGCGAGCTCGAGACGGGGCGGCAGCACCAGATCCGCGTCCACCTCGCGAGCCTCGGCGCGCCGATCGTGGGCGACAAGCTCTACGGCCCGGACGAGGACTGCTTCGCGCGCGGCGCCGACGGCGAGCTGACGGAGGAGGACCTCGTCATGCTCGAGCTCCCGCGCCACGCGCTCCACGCCGCGCGGATGGCGATGGAGCACCCCGTCCTCGGCGGGCCGCTCGTGATGGAAGCGCCGCTCCCGCCCGACCTCTCGGCTTTTTGGGAGGGCTTGTGA
- a CDS encoding M1 family metallopeptidase has protein sequence MRAARAGILLSLVVLATGATGTTEAKDGEPARSESATTPMLEHADPIASYTLHAKLDPSAHTLHGSGTIAWKNASKQPVKELWLHLYLNAFKNQSSVFMRAPIGGFRGSTVPSDWGAIDVKKLTLVDGAARADLLGQLETKRGGDDDETDARLPLPDAVEPGASITLEIEWDDKLPTIVERTGYFGSFHMLGQWFPKIAKLEADGTFAHFPFHHLGEFYADFGTYDVTLDVPAGFVIGATGPAIEEKDEGGRHVERHVQGDVHDFAWTAWDEWQVRKERIADVDVTVLTPPHYDDHAARELETVRFALPHYGARYGKYPYPVLTVVHPPAGAPEAGGMEYPTLITTGWPSWLPRGIHQVEAVTIHELGHQWFYGLVATNEDAWPFLDEGVNSYAENDGMRAFKGAGSGIDFLGIQAGDVEAQSERARHFGHDERVAQGAGAFMTGASYGALIYSRTAAILETIARAYGREKMEAALGTYARAHRFRHPTPDDLLRAIGEHVSPRAEENLRVALFEKGWVDYAITQISSHPSRSAAGMFDRDGKRETLTLEKAKRKNLYDGWVLVVRRGTLKFPVDVTLIADDGTTTVVPWDGQSEAIRVPYSGARPLRAAVVDRWENILLDGNRENDFATAPSQPRAGAPKTLARATWWAATLLGGLGP, from the coding sequence ATGCGAGCCGCGCGCGCCGGGATCCTGCTCAGCCTCGTCGTGCTCGCGACCGGGGCGACCGGCACGACGGAGGCGAAGGACGGCGAGCCCGCGCGGAGCGAGAGCGCGACGACGCCGATGCTCGAGCACGCGGATCCGATCGCGAGCTACACGCTCCACGCGAAGCTCGATCCCTCCGCGCACACGCTCCATGGCAGCGGCACGATCGCGTGGAAGAACGCGAGCAAGCAGCCGGTGAAGGAGCTGTGGCTCCACCTCTACTTGAACGCGTTCAAGAACCAGTCGTCGGTCTTCATGCGCGCGCCGATCGGCGGCTTCCGCGGGAGCACGGTCCCGTCCGACTGGGGCGCGATCGACGTGAAGAAGCTCACGCTCGTGGACGGCGCGGCGCGCGCCGATCTCCTCGGCCAGCTCGAGACGAAGCGAGGCGGCGACGACGACGAGACCGACGCGCGTCTCCCCCTCCCCGACGCGGTGGAGCCGGGCGCGTCGATCACGCTCGAGATCGAGTGGGACGACAAGCTGCCCACGATCGTCGAGCGCACGGGCTACTTCGGCTCGTTCCACATGCTCGGGCAGTGGTTCCCGAAGATCGCGAAGCTCGAGGCGGACGGGACGTTCGCGCATTTTCCGTTCCACCACCTCGGCGAGTTCTACGCCGACTTCGGGACCTACGACGTCACGCTCGACGTGCCGGCCGGCTTCGTCATCGGCGCGACCGGCCCCGCGATCGAGGAGAAGGACGAGGGCGGCCGCCACGTCGAGCGCCACGTGCAGGGCGACGTCCACGACTTCGCGTGGACGGCGTGGGACGAGTGGCAAGTACGGAAGGAGCGGATCGCGGACGTCGACGTGACGGTCCTCACGCCGCCGCACTACGACGACCACGCCGCGCGCGAGCTCGAGACGGTCCGCTTCGCGCTCCCGCACTACGGCGCGCGCTACGGGAAGTACCCGTACCCCGTCCTCACGGTGGTGCATCCGCCGGCGGGCGCGCCCGAAGCGGGCGGGATGGAGTACCCGACGCTCATCACGACGGGGTGGCCGTCGTGGTTGCCGCGCGGCATCCATCAGGTCGAGGCGGTCACGATCCACGAGCTCGGGCACCAGTGGTTCTACGGCCTCGTCGCGACGAACGAGGACGCGTGGCCGTTCCTCGACGAGGGCGTCAACTCGTACGCCGAGAACGACGGCATGCGCGCGTTCAAGGGCGCGGGCTCCGGCATCGATTTCCTCGGTATCCAGGCGGGTGACGTCGAGGCGCAGTCGGAGCGCGCGCGCCACTTCGGCCACGACGAGCGCGTCGCGCAAGGCGCCGGCGCGTTCATGACCGGCGCGTCGTACGGGGCGCTGATCTACAGCCGCACCGCCGCGATCCTCGAGACGATCGCGCGCGCGTACGGGCGGGAGAAGATGGAGGCGGCGCTCGGGACCTACGCGCGCGCCCACCGCTTCCGCCACCCCACGCCCGACGATCTCCTCCGCGCGATCGGCGAGCACGTCTCGCCGCGAGCGGAGGAGAACCTCCGCGTCGCGCTCTTCGAGAAGGGCTGGGTCGACTACGCGATCACGCAGATCAGCTCGCACCCGTCGCGCAGCGCGGCCGGCATGTTCGATCGCGACGGCAAGCGCGAGACGCTCACGCTCGAGAAGGCGAAGCGCAAGAACCTCTACGACGGTTGGGTCCTCGTCGTCCGCCGCGGCACGCTGAAGTTTCCGGTCGACGTCACGCTCATCGCGGACGACGGCACGACCACGGTGGTCCCGTGGGACGGCCAGTCGGAGGCGATCCGCGTCCCCTACTCCGGCGCGCGCCCCCTCCGCGCGGCCGTCGTCGATCGCTGGGAGAACATCCTCCTCGACGGAAACCGCGAGAACGACTTCGCGACCGCGCCAAGCCAGCCCCGCGCCGGCGCCCCGAAGACGCTGGCGCGCGCGACGTGGTGGGCCGCCACCTTGCTCGGAGGCCTCGGCCCATGA
- a CDS encoding protocatechuate 3,4-dioxygenase encodes MISRRQAAEGVLASLGGFLLFRSVSACSGGGGVIDDEGTSSSSSSSSTSSSSSTSSGSTTGSDTEWATGGTKNMTAKASYPDPFSVPALTCVLLTRVTEGPCTEAADQVREDISEGYTGLPMRLAFRVVDTACNPIANAKVKVWHTQINGSYSGDTPNNGMCLKDQADSAKHYFRGVQTTDDDGVVSFDSCFPGWYRGRTPHIHYSVTVNGQTFTSQVVFEQTLVQEIFESHAEYKQYGQPDTQNASDNVVGNAALSTFILTTERMSDGAMLAYKQLVVFAA; translated from the coding sequence ATGATCAGCCGCCGCCAGGCCGCCGAGGGCGTTCTCGCCTCGCTCGGCGGGTTCCTCCTCTTTCGCTCCGTGAGCGCGTGCTCCGGCGGCGGAGGTGTCATCGACGACGAGGGCACGTCATCATCGTCGTCATCGTCCTCGACCTCGAGCAGCAGCTCGACCTCGAGCGGGTCGACGACCGGCTCCGACACCGAGTGGGCGACGGGCGGCACGAAGAACATGACCGCGAAGGCGTCCTACCCGGATCCGTTCTCGGTCCCCGCGCTCACGTGCGTGCTCCTGACGCGGGTGACGGAGGGCCCCTGCACCGAGGCGGCGGATCAAGTGCGCGAGGACATCAGCGAGGGCTACACCGGCCTCCCGATGCGGCTCGCCTTCCGCGTCGTCGACACCGCGTGCAACCCGATCGCGAACGCGAAGGTGAAGGTGTGGCACACGCAGATCAACGGCAGCTACTCGGGCGACACGCCGAACAACGGCATGTGCTTGAAGGACCAAGCCGACAGCGCGAAGCACTACTTCCGCGGCGTGCAGACGACGGACGACGACGGCGTCGTGTCCTTCGACTCGTGTTTCCCCGGCTGGTACCGAGGGCGCACCCCGCACATCCACTACTCGGTCACGGTGAACGGGCAGACCTTCACCTCGCAGGTCGTCTTCGAGCAGACGCTCGTGCAGGAGATCTTCGAATCTCATGCAGAATACAAGCAATACGGTCAACCCGACACGCAGAACGCGAGCGACAACGTCGTCGGCAACGCCGCGCTCTCGACCTTCATCCTCACGACCGAGCGCATGAGCGACGGCGCGATGCTCGCTTACAAGCAGCTCGTCGTGTTCGCGGCGTAG
- a CDS encoding glycoside hydrolase family 1 protein, with product MTFLRSAALCLGIGALAACSGAGEDVASDESMATASAFPKDFKFGAAIAGFQVDMGCPNVPAAECEDRSSDWYQWITTPRIVHNPILFMSKDPPSSGPGFFETYEEDLDRAANELGSNSVRLSIEWSRIFPQATWGITDHAELRAIASPAGLAFYHSLFRAMKARGLEPFVTVNHYSLPLWVHDGNMCNQSLDDCIRAKKAGWADPDRSRITNEIAKYAGFVAHEFGSEVDRWATLNEPFSAVVLPGYLIATPMRSNPPGLSAFWARLDGAKTAAAAMIEAHAKMYDAIKANDPGSEVGIVYAFSDIVPNTASAEDKRAAEHAQYVFHDMFMDGVVNGRLDEEWNAGPGKAPVRADIAGRVDFIGVNYYFRFRAKPGWFGWLTGGISPYMDFDPLAGFDGDPKGLEATLRRVYERYKLPLYVSETGADMANPQAGAAWMVQTMGQVKSAIASGIDVRGFYAWTLMDNYEWNHGMQMRMGLYAVDPRTKARTQRPAAAALGEMSRARDVPAALEQKYASFFP from the coding sequence ATGACTTTCCTTCGCTCCGCTGCGCTCTGTCTCGGGATCGGTGCCCTCGCTGCCTGCAGCGGCGCGGGCGAAGACGTCGCCTCCGACGAGTCGATGGCGACGGCGAGCGCGTTCCCGAAGGACTTCAAGTTCGGCGCCGCGATCGCGGGCTTCCAGGTCGACATGGGCTGCCCCAACGTCCCAGCCGCGGAGTGCGAGGACCGCAGCAGCGACTGGTACCAGTGGATCACGACGCCGCGCATCGTCCACAACCCCATCCTCTTCATGTCGAAGGATCCGCCGTCGTCGGGTCCGGGCTTCTTCGAGACCTACGAAGAGGACCTCGATCGCGCGGCGAACGAGCTCGGCTCGAACAGCGTGCGCCTCTCGATCGAGTGGAGCCGCATCTTCCCGCAGGCGACGTGGGGCATCACCGATCACGCCGAGCTCCGCGCGATCGCGAGCCCGGCCGGCCTCGCGTTCTACCACTCGCTCTTCCGCGCGATGAAGGCGCGCGGCCTCGAGCCGTTCGTCACCGTGAACCACTACTCGCTCCCGCTGTGGGTCCACGACGGGAACATGTGCAACCAGTCGCTCGACGACTGCATCCGCGCGAAGAAGGCGGGCTGGGCCGATCCCGATCGCTCCCGCATCACGAACGAGATCGCGAAGTACGCCGGCTTCGTCGCGCACGAGTTCGGGAGCGAGGTCGATCGCTGGGCGACGCTGAACGAGCCGTTCTCCGCCGTCGTCCTCCCCGGCTACCTCATCGCGACGCCGATGCGCTCGAACCCGCCGGGGCTCTCCGCCTTCTGGGCCCGCCTCGACGGCGCGAAGACCGCGGCCGCGGCGATGATCGAAGCGCACGCGAAGATGTACGACGCGATCAAGGCGAACGATCCGGGCTCCGAGGTCGGCATCGTCTACGCGTTCTCGGACATCGTCCCGAACACGGCGTCGGCGGAGGACAAGCGCGCGGCCGAGCACGCGCAGTACGTGTTCCACGACATGTTCATGGACGGCGTCGTGAACGGCCGCCTCGACGAGGAGTGGAACGCGGGCCCGGGCAAGGCGCCGGTCCGCGCCGACATCGCCGGCCGCGTCGACTTCATCGGCGTGAACTACTACTTCCGCTTCCGCGCGAAGCCGGGTTGGTTCGGCTGGCTCACCGGCGGCATCTCGCCGTACATGGACTTCGATCCGCTCGCCGGCTTCGACGGCGATCCGAAGGGCCTCGAGGCCACCCTCCGCCGCGTGTACGAGCGCTACAAGCTCCCGCTCTACGTGAGCGAGACCGGCGCCGACATGGCGAACCCGCAGGCCGGCGCGGCGTGGATGGTGCAGACGATGGGTCAGGTGAAGAGCGCGATCGCGTCCGGCATCGACGTGCGCGGCTTCTACGCCTGGACGCTGATGGACAACTACGAGTGGAACCACGGCATGCAGATGCGGATGGGCCTCTACGCGGTGGACCCGCGGACGAAGGCGCGCACGCAGCGCCCCGCCGCCGCCGCGCTCGGCGAGATGAGCCGCGCGCGCGACGTGCCGGCCGCGCTCGAGCAGAAGTACGCGTCGTTCTTCCCGTGA